CTGCCGCAGCACCTGCCGGCCGCCACCGCACTGACTGCCCGCGAGCTGGTCATGATGGGGCGTTATGCATGGAGCGGCCTTTTGGGGCGCACCAACGATGCGGACAGGGAGGCGGTCGCCCAAGCCTTCCGGCTGACGCACACCGAAAAATTTACCGGACAAATCGTCGATACCCTCTCGGGCGGCGAGCGTTCGCGCATCTGGCTGGCAATGTGCCTGGCGCAGCAAAGCCGCTTCCTGCTCTTGGACGAACCGCTCGCCGCTTTGGACATCGCCCACCAGATAGAAGTGATGGCACTGGTGCAGAAGCTGTCGCGCGATTTGGGGCTGGGCGTGATTATCGTCATCCACGACATCAATCTGGCGGCGCAATATTGCGACGAACTGGTCGCGCTCAAACAAGGGCGGCTGCTGAAAACGGGCAGGCCGTCCGAAATCATGACGGCGCAAGTGTTGAAAGACATTTACAGCGTCGAGATGAACATCATCGCCCACCCCGAAAACGGCCGCCCCGTGGCATTGCCTTGAAAAATTCTTCCAAGAAGAACACGTCGTCTGAAAAGCCGGAATGTGCAGGTCGGATACCCGTATCCGACAAAACGCAGATATTTCGGTTGCTTTGAACGGCACCGCCAATTTGAAAATATCGGATTCGAGAATCCGACCCACATTTTTCAGACGACCTTGACCCCAACCCCCGAAAGACTGCCGAACAAATGTCCCACCGCTTTTCAGACGACCTCCCCCACTTTGCCGCACGGCTATTTCTCACCGCCGCCGCGCTGTTTGCCGTTTTTTCCCATGCCGCACCGCGTGTGGCGACTTCGGACTGGACGATAACCGAAACGCTGACGGCGATGGGGCATCCGCCCGTCGGTGTCGCCGACAGAAGGGTTTACGATACCTGGGTAAACTATCCGCCGCTGCCTGCCTCGGTGAAAGAGGCAGGTTTGCGCTTCCAGCCGAACCTGGAGAGGCTCTATCAGATCAAACCCGATTTCTTCGTACAATCTTCCTGGTATGCCGCCGCCAAGCCGCAATTTGAAAAAATCGCGCCGGTACACGAGCTGGATTTCGGTACCCCAAAAGGCATCGAATACGCGCACACGCTGGATACGACGCGCAAACTGGGCAGGCTTATCGGCGATACGCCGGCTGCCGAAAAGCTGATACGCGACACGGAAAACCTGTTCGCCCGCGCCCGTCCCGTACTCGCCCCCTACCGCAACCGCCCCTTTGCGGCCGTCCAGTTTGCCGACAGCCGGCATTTGCGGATTTACAGCAAAACTTCGCTCTTTCAGGTCGTTTTCGACAAGCTGGGGCTGAAAAACGCATGGACGGGCAAGAGCAACGAATGGGGGTTTGAAAACATCACGCTGGTGGACTTGGCCAAGCTGCCGCCGGATACGGTGCTGATTATCGTCAAACCGCATCCGCAAAATACGCGGCCGGTATTGGAAAAAAGCACGCTTTGGAAAAGACTGCCATTCAGCAGGCCGGAAAACCGCCGTATTTTCGAACCGTCGTGGAGCTACGGCGCACTACCCTCCATGCAACACTTCACTTTGCAACTGATGCGTTCGATGCCGTCTGAAACGGCATCCGCAAACAAGGAGGCCGCATGGTAAATATGTTCAGACGACCCCTGCCCCCGCTTGCCGTCCTGCTGCTTCTTTTGTGTGCGCTGACGGCATGGTGGATCTTGAAGCTGGAATGGACGCTGCCGTGGCTGCGGATTTTCGACCGCCCCGACACCCTGCCCCTGGACGCACTGATGGTGCAGAACAATACCCTGCCGCGTATGGCGATGGCGCTGCTCGCCGGCGGCAGTACGGCGGCGGCAACCATGCTGATGCAGCAGCTGATGCGCAATCCGCTCGCCTCTGACGGCACGCTGGCAGTCAGCAGCGGCGCACAGACGGCACTGGTGGCGGCAACCGTATTCGCCCCCTCCTTCCTCTCCTACGGCACGTCCGCCGTGGCGTTTGCCGGTGCGGCGGCGGCCTTGGGCGCAGTCTTGTGGCTGTCGTCCCGGCGCGGCCTGCAACCGCTTACCGTCGTGCTGGCAGGCCTGGTGGTCAGCCTCTATCTCGGCTCGCTGACGGGCATTGTGATGCTGTTTTTCAGCGAAGAGACGCGCGGCGTGATGCAGTGGGGCAGCGGCTCGCTGGTGCAGGACAGTTGGCGCGACACGCTGGGACTTTTGTGGCGCGTCGCCGCAACCGCCCTGTTTACAGCCTTTCTGATCAAACCGCTGACCATCATGAGCCTGAGCGACACGCAGGCGGAATCGGTGGGCATCCCTGTCAAAAAAATCCGCCTGCTCTCGTTGGCAGCGGCGGCCTTTTTGGGCGCAAGCGTGGTCGGCTTCGTCGGCATGATGGGCTTTGCCGGACTGGCGGCGGCCACGCTGGTACGGCAGACGGGCGTGCGCACACTGCCCATGCGCCTGATCTGTTCCTTCATCATCGGCGCACTGCTTTTGATGCTGACTGACAACAGCCTGATGCTGCTGAAGCACTATCGCGGCATAGACCTGCCTGCCGGTGCAGTAACGGCACTCATCGGCGCGCCGCTTCTGCTGTGGCTGATGATGAAAACCCCATCCCGTCCTTCTTTTCAGACGGCCTCCGACACCGCGCCTGCCGCGCTGCATACCTCGCGCCTGTTGCGCCTGCTGCCGCTGATTGCCATTGCCGCAGCGGTATTGGCCCTGACCGTCGGACGCTACGATGAAACCCTGCGCCTGACCATAGACCCCGAATATTTCGTATTCCGCTACCCGCGCGTGCTGCTTGCCGCCGCCATCGGCACCATGCTCGCGCTGACCGGCGTGATGCTGCAAAGGCTGACGCAAAATCCGATGGCAGGCCCCGAGCTTTTGGGCATCAGTTCCGGCACGGCATTCGGCGCGATGGCCAGCGTCATGCTGTTCGGCATCACTTCGGGCAGCGGCTGGTTTTGGCTGGTCGGAGTGATTTCCGCACTGGCATCCTTGGGACTGTTGATGCTGTTCAACCGCAAAAACGGGCTGGCTCCCGAAAAAGTCCTGCTCACCGGCATGGCCATCGCCGCCCTTGCCGATGCCGCCATCCGCATTTGGACGGCAAGCGGCGACTACCGCGTACAACAGCTATTGGTATGGATGTCCGGCTCGACCTATCAGGCAACGCCCGAATCCGCCCTCACCGTCAGCCTCCTCGCCGCCGCTTCGCTCCTGCTCATCCTTCCCCTGCAACGCTGGCTGGGCCTGCTCAGCCTGAACGCCGATGTCGCCCAATCCACCGGCGTCAACGTCTCCCTTGCACGGATGGTGCTGATCGCCTCAAGCGCGGCACTGACTGCCGCCGCCACCCTGCTTATCGGTCCCTTGAGCTTCGTCGGCCTGCTTGCCCCCCACCTTGCCCGTATGCTCGGCGCGCGTTTGCCCGGACAGCAGCTTGCCGCCGCCGCACTCATCGGCGCATCGGTTATGATGACGGCCGACTGGCTGGGCAGGCAGGTAATGTTCCCTTACGAAGTCCCTGCCGGAATGATGGCCACGCTCATAGGCGGCGCATATTTCATGATGATGATGCGCAAGCTTTAATGCGAACGGAGATACAAAAAGGTCGTCTGAAAACAGTTTCAGACGACCTTTTTGTTTAACATGTTTATTCGATAATAAAAATCTAACAAAAATAAAATCTCAATTAATAATAACAATATTAAATTAAAGTCATAGTTCCAATAGTCAAAACCTTTCTGTATAGTTCTTTTCATAGCTTAAGTAAAAGGAAGAACAAATGTCGATACAAGAAATTTATGAATGCCAAGAAACCGGCTACGAATATGCTTTTCGGCAAATCGTTTTATAAACCACTGACCATTTCACAAAGGAAATCATCATGACCATCTCCAAATGCCCAGTCACCCATCTGACCATGAACAACGGCGCGCCCGTTGCCGACAATCAAAACAGCCTGACCGCCGGTCCGCGCGGTCCTCTGCTGGCGCAGGATTTGTGGCTGAATGAAAAACTTGCTGACTTCGTGCGCGAAGTCATCCCCGAACGCCGTATGCACGCCAAAGGTTCGGGCGCGTTCGGTACGTTTACCGTGACACACGACATCACAAAATACACCCGTGCCAAAATCTTTAGCGAAGTCGGCAAAAAAACCGAAATGTTCGCCCGTTTCACCACCGTGGCAGGTGAGCGCGGCGCAGCCGATGCAGAACGCGACATCCGCGGCTTTGCGTTGAAGTTTTATACCGAAGAAGGCAACTGGGATATGGTCGGCAACAACACGCCTGTGTTCTTCCTGCGCGACCCGCGCAAATTCCCCGACCTGAACAAGGCGGTCAAACGCGATCCGCGTACCAATATGCGCTCCGCTACGAACAACTGGGATTTCTGGACGCTGCTGCCCGAAGCCCTGCACCAAGTCACCATCGTCATGAGCGACCGCGGCATCCCCGCCAGCTACCGCCATATGCACGGCTTTGGTTCGCATACTTACAGCTTCTGGAACGAAGCGGGCGAGCGTTTTTGGGTGAAATTCCATTTCCGCAGCCAGCAAGGGATTAAAAACCTGACCAACGAAGAAGCTGCAAAAATCATCGCCGACGACCGCGAAAGCCACCAGCGCGACCTGTACGAAGCCATCGAACGCGGCGAGTTTCCGAAATGGACGATGTACATCCAAGTCATGCCTGAAGCCGATGCGGAAAAAGTGCCGTATCATCCCTTCGATCTGACCAAAGTTTGGCCGAAAAAAGACTATCCGCTGATTGAAGTGGGCGAATTTGAGTTAAACCGCAATCCCGAAAACTTCTTCGCCGATGTGGAACAATCAGCTTTTGCACCAAGCAACCTTGTGCCCGGTATCAGCGCCAGCCCCGACAAAATGCTGCAAGCCCGTTTGTTCAATTACGCTGATGCGCAGCGCTACCGTCTGGGCGTAAACTTCCGCCAAATTCCTGTCAACCGCCCACGCTGCCCTGTTCACAGCAACCAGCGCGACGGACAAGGCCGTGCCGACGGCAACTACGGCAGCCTGCCGCACTACGAACCCAACAGCTTCGGCCAATGGCAGCAACAACCCGACTTTGCCGAACCGCCTTTGAAAATCAACGGCGACGCAGCGCACTGGGACTACCGCCAAGACGATGACGACTATTTCAGCCAACCGCGTGCTTTGTTCAATCTGATGAGCGACGCACAGAAACAGGCTTTGTTCGACAACACCGCCGCAGCCATGGGCGATGCACCAGACTTCATCAAATACCGCCACATCCGCAACTGCTACCGTTGCGACCCGGAATACGGCGAAGGCGTAGCCAAAGCCCTTGGACTGACTGTCGAAGATGCCCAAGCGGCACGAGCCAACGACCCGGCTTTAGGTCAACCTGGTTTACTGTAAGGAGGCATTATGTGGATAGAAATTGAAGAAATCTTGTCTCAAGCTGTCCGATACAGCCGTTCGAGCAAAAAGTAACGGTTTAGATCATTAAGAAGGCCGTCTGAAACACAAAATCAAGTTTCAGACGGCCTTTTTTGATGATGAAGTTTATTTGATTGCTTCTGATTCAATGGAACTGGCTAGCCTTATTTCTCTACAACTACCCTGGCACCATCTCACGCTTCTTAC
This genomic interval from Neisseria sp. Marseille-Q5346 contains the following:
- a CDS encoding ATP-binding cassette domain-containing protein, translated to MFQLQNASFAVPGRTLLHDISLSFEPNKVYGLIGHNGSGKSTLLKLLTRQHELAGGRILLDGRDIHDYSVRGYAKEVAYLPQHLPAATALTARELVMMGRYAWSGLLGRTNDADREAVAQAFRLTHTEKFTGQIVDTLSGGERSRIWLAMCLAQQSRFLLLDEPLAALDIAHQIEVMALVQKLSRDLGLGVIIVIHDINLAAQYCDELVALKQGRLLKTGRPSEIMTAQVLKDIYSVEMNIIAHPENGRPVALP
- a CDS encoding iron-siderophore ABC transporter substrate-binding protein, translated to MSHRFSDDLPHFAARLFLTAAALFAVFSHAAPRVATSDWTITETLTAMGHPPVGVADRRVYDTWVNYPPLPASVKEAGLRFQPNLERLYQIKPDFFVQSSWYAAAKPQFEKIAPVHELDFGTPKGIEYAHTLDTTRKLGRLIGDTPAAEKLIRDTENLFARARPVLAPYRNRPFAAVQFADSRHLRIYSKTSLFQVVFDKLGLKNAWTGKSNEWGFENITLVDLAKLPPDTVLIIVKPHPQNTRPVLEKSTLWKRLPFSRPENRRIFEPSWSYGALPSMQHFTLQLMRSMPSETASANKEAAW
- the fhuB gene encoding Fe(3+)-hydroxamate ABC transporter permease FhuB, which codes for MVNMFRRPLPPLAVLLLLLCALTAWWILKLEWTLPWLRIFDRPDTLPLDALMVQNNTLPRMAMALLAGGSTAAATMLMQQLMRNPLASDGTLAVSSGAQTALVAATVFAPSFLSYGTSAVAFAGAAAALGAVLWLSSRRGLQPLTVVLAGLVVSLYLGSLTGIVMLFFSEETRGVMQWGSGSLVQDSWRDTLGLLWRVAATALFTAFLIKPLTIMSLSDTQAESVGIPVKKIRLLSLAAAAFLGASVVGFVGMMGFAGLAAATLVRQTGVRTLPMRLICSFIIGALLLMLTDNSLMLLKHYRGIDLPAGAVTALIGAPLLLWLMMKTPSRPSFQTASDTAPAALHTSRLLRLLPLIAIAAAVLALTVGRYDETLRLTIDPEYFVFRYPRVLLAAAIGTMLALTGVMLQRLTQNPMAGPELLGISSGTAFGAMASVMLFGITSGSGWFWLVGVISALASLGLLMLFNRKNGLAPEKVLLTGMAIAALADAAIRIWTASGDYRVQQLLVWMSGSTYQATPESALTVSLLAAASLLLILPLQRWLGLLSLNADVAQSTGVNVSLARMVLIASSAALTAAATLLIGPLSFVGLLAPHLARMLGARLPGQQLAAAALIGASVMMTADWLGRQVMFPYEVPAGMMATLIGGAYFMMMMRKL
- the katA gene encoding catalase KatA, which encodes MTISKCPVTHLTMNNGAPVADNQNSLTAGPRGPLLAQDLWLNEKLADFVREVIPERRMHAKGSGAFGTFTVTHDITKYTRAKIFSEVGKKTEMFARFTTVAGERGAADAERDIRGFALKFYTEEGNWDMVGNNTPVFFLRDPRKFPDLNKAVKRDPRTNMRSATNNWDFWTLLPEALHQVTIVMSDRGIPASYRHMHGFGSHTYSFWNEAGERFWVKFHFRSQQGIKNLTNEEAAKIIADDRESHQRDLYEAIERGEFPKWTMYIQVMPEADAEKVPYHPFDLTKVWPKKDYPLIEVGEFELNRNPENFFADVEQSAFAPSNLVPGISASPDKMLQARLFNYADAQRYRLGVNFRQIPVNRPRCPVHSNQRDGQGRADGNYGSLPHYEPNSFGQWQQQPDFAEPPLKINGDAAHWDYRQDDDDYFSQPRALFNLMSDAQKQALFDNTAAAMGDAPDFIKYRHIRNCYRCDPEYGEGVAKALGLTVEDAQAARANDPALGQPGLL